Within Candidatus Cloacimonadota bacterium, the genomic segment TCGATCAATCTCGTGTGGTAACCATATTCACGAGCCTTCCAGGTTAGATAGAAAGGATCGAGAGGAATGCAATGACCACCGATGCCTGGGCCTGGATAAAATGCCATAAATCCGTAAGGTTTGGTTTTGGCTGCTTCGATAACTTCCCACACATCGAGTTCCATGCGATTACAGAGAATTGTCATTTCATTTGCCAGTGCTATATTAATATTTCGAAAGGTGTTCTCATAAATCTTTTCCATTTCCGCAACTGCCGGAGATGAAACAAGATGGATCGAAGCATCGAGAATCGCTTCATAAAAAACTTTAGAAATTTTATTACAATTTTCAGTTACTCCACCTACAACTTTTGGTGTGTTCCTGGTTTTGTAATCTTTGTTTCCCGGATCGACTCTTTCGGGTGAGAAGGCAATATAAAAATCTTTCCCGATCGTGAATCCTTTTTCTTCGAAAGCAGGAACCAAAATTTCTTTTGTAGTCCCCGGATATGTCGTGCTTTCCAGGATTACGAGCGTATCTTCCGAAACATTTTCTGCAAGAGACTTTACGGAAGCACGCACATAACTGGAATCAGGCTGCTGGTACTTGTCGAGAGGAGTAGGAACTGCTATCATGATGATATCCGTATCTTTTGCTTCCGCATAATCAAAGGTTGCTCGTAATTTCCCTTCCCGAACAAATTGTTTTAATTCGTCATCATCGACATCACCAATATAATTTTCACCTGCATTTACATGCGTAACAGCATATTCACTGACATCGATCCCAATTACTTTAAATCCTTTTCGTGCGACTGCAACTGCCATTGGAAGTCCGACATAACCGAGTCCGACAACTCCAATAACTGCTTCTTTGTTTTTGATCTTTTCGGTTAGTTTCATATAAAATTTCTCCAATTTATTATTTTCTAATTTAATGCTTTTAATATGTCATTTTCTTGAATTTCTCTACAGATTGAGAAGATATTTTCTAATTTTTCCTAATATAATTCTGATCGTAAAGAATATATTTCTTGTTCGGAATTATATAATTTTTCTACTTTATCATACGACCAAAAAAGAGTTTGTTTTGATATAGGTTTAAAAGTAGGTTGATCCATAATATTCTTAAATTCATTTTCTCGTTCTTTTGGTGAAACAATCGTCATCTTTGTTTTAAAATCCATTAATTCCATAAATTTTGAGAGAGCATTTTTCATATCAGTTGTATTCTCAACTTCAAATACATTGATCGGAAATCCTCTTTCATTAAACCAGATAACATCGATCATTTTAATTCTTTTTACGATTCTTTTATAAGTAAATGTAGGAAAATCTTGGAATGTTGTGAAATCATTCAAAGTATTATCAAAA encodes:
- a CDS encoding nucleotide sugar dehydrogenase, whose amino-acid sequence is MKLTEKIKNKEAVIGVVGLGYVGLPMAVAVARKGFKVIGIDVSEYAVTHVNAGENYIGDVDDDELKQFVREGKLRATFDYAEAKDTDIIMIAVPTPLDKYQQPDSSYVRASVKSLAENVSEDTLVILESTTYPGTTKEILVPAFEEKGFTIGKDFYIAFSPERVDPGNKDYKTRNTPKVVGGVTENCNKISKVFYEAILDASIHLVSSPAVAEMEKIYENTFRNINIALANEMTILCNRMELDVWEVIEAAKTKPYGFMAFYPGPGIGGHCIPLDPFYLTWKAREYGYHTRLIELAGEINNHMPEFVVNKLSKLLNKKGIALSRANILILGAAYKKDIEDFRESPVQQLMVELEKHETNFDYNDPHIPVFHNELNGKEYKSVSLNNIENYDALIIATNHTIYDYKDIVNRAKLILDTRFACKNIKSDKIVRL